A single Amphiura filiformis chromosome 19, Afil_fr2py, whole genome shotgun sequence DNA region contains:
- the LOC140141364 gene encoding probable inactive peptidyl-prolyl cis-trans isomerase-like 6, producing the protein MATGTQLELTIIGLLPDETFHAAKSCAQDLYQQNPEKFATPDIRGLLEFEWNLYLEEDRKAQKGEVWAFNDKTMAYLNGQLIGGPSDLLKWAGENFNFQDFRPRPLYQAIAEEAYKTYLQQTAHTFVYFDIAIGDEEAGRLILELYTDKCPKTCENFRALCTGEKGQTTESTPIVSLNYKDSLFHRIVPNGWLQGGDIVFGKGDGGQSIYGPVFEDENYSVKHNCRGMLGMANQGRHTNGSQFYITFQPAPWMDTKYVAFGKVIEGTQLLKTLEGQETYNERPKKDCKIAACGIYAPWQE; encoded by the exons ATGGCGACTGGTACACAACTCGAGTTGACGATCATCGGTTTATTACCAGATGAAACATTTCATGCAGCAAAATCATGTGCACAG GATTTGTACCAGCAGAATCCAGAAAAATTTGCCACTCCAGATATTCGAGGTCTCCTGGAATTTGAATGGAATCTGTATTTGGAGGAAGATCGGAAGGCTCAGAAGGGAGAAGTGTGGGCTTTCAATGACAAAACCATGGCATATCTCAATGGACAACTGATTG GTGGACCGAGTGATCTTTTGAAATGGGCTGGAGAGAATTTCAATTTCCAGGATTTCCGACCTCGGCCCTTGTACCAGGCTATAGCAGAAGAAGCATACAAGACCTACCTGCAACAAACAGCA CACacatttgtatattttgataTTGCCATTGGAGATGAAGAAGCAGGAAGACTCATTCTTGAA CTGTACACAGATAAGTGCCCTAAGACTTGCGAAAATTTCCGCGCGTTGTGTACGGGTGAGAAAGGTCAAACAACAGAATCCACACCAATCGTTTCACTCAATTACAAAGATAGTCTCTTTCACAGAATTGTACCAAATGGTTGGTTACAAGGAGGAG ATATTGTCTTTGGAAAAGGAGATGGTGGGCAGTCAATATATGGACCAGTTTTTGAAG ATGAAAACTATTCTGTGAAGCACAATTGCAGAGGTATGCTAGGCATGGCCAACCAAGGCAGACATACTAATGGCTCACAGTTCTATATAACATTCCAACCAGCACCGTGGATGGACACCAAATATGTGGCTTTTGG AAAAGTGATTGAAGGTACCCAATTACTGAAGACATTAGAAGGACAGGAGACCTATAATGAGAGACCAAAGAAAGACTGCAAAATAGCTGCCTGTGGGATATATGCACCATGGCAAGAATGA